Within the Nicotiana tabacum cultivar K326 chromosome 11, ASM71507v2, whole genome shotgun sequence genome, the region AGGGATTTCATCGTCATCAAagagtaagtaatttctacccatcataagttaaatatatggattatggttagattaacatgtgaaaatttggaaaaatcaaGGGttgtagatgaaaaacctagaatttggtaaaaacaggatttaaccacgaaatttattaaggaatgaagtaaaaatcatatattcttgatccttaggttatgggtatcaattttcttcaaaaatttccggaatccgggcacgtggcccCGGGGATGAgttttaggaaccttgcatttagggttgggaaattgatttaataattagaatatgaacttttgagaatgtattgactagttcttaccctatttgaatagttttggatcagTAGGCTCCAAATAAGAAGTTTGAGCACGTTCTTGAATCGGAATAGAGGCTTCAGAGCGaagtgagtctcctttctaatcttgtaagagggaattgtccccatatgtgagttaattggttatgtgctcctatttgtggaggctacgtacgcacgaggtgatgagagtccgtgcgtagctactattatgctattttttgggtagtctaggacccaaaagcatgctgtacttggaaatatttgtaatcctatTGACGATTTGAATTGCTTAGATCACATCGGATTAGTAAGTAAATTTCTAAAAGATtgagcttcattttcttgaattgtaaaaaagagaattggattttccttggataattgttccttggtgaagtcttgattaactgtttgaatatgtgattctatgcgtacctgcgtcgcatgtatgattcgcgagaaGGGTGTTTGCTtattttatgttgaccgcgtcgcacagatgattcgcgagcggggtaatagatgcatctatggttcaggctgtttgaccctcggcagtgcacattttacatttctgttggatcaggccgtacgacctcggtatgATATGCACATGCTTGTAATGTTGCATGAGATTTATAAATGTTGATATTTGCCTTTCCTAGccggagataaattgataaagataatgaaaagtaaatctttggaaattcattattatttgggaagttgtttacctgctatcTGGTTTTAtgaattgtaattgttgttttatAAAATTCCCTAATCTCCtcacatttttactatattatcattggaccactagtaagtgtcgaagtcaacctctcgtctctacttcttcgagattagacgggatactcattgggtacacgttgtttttgtactcatactacacttgctgtgcatttttgttgcacaggttcatatgtggctagtggcttagtggcatagcggcatggttgatacagagacttaggtgagctgcaattatcgagacgacccgtaaccagcagagtccccttcagagtattgtattgtattttcatttctatccacttgtattccggacaattcttgtattttatttcattcctagtaaatgctcatgcacttgtgacaccggttcTGGTATGATTatgggtatcttgtattaacttcttaaaatttatatttgatttgaaacgattatcttttactagtaaaattgaaggaaaatcatagttttcaaaattattaaaacgagaatttaattaagtatcttggttggcttgcctgacagcggtgtccggcgccatcacgatccttagtagattttgggtcgtgacacccagccccactgatcgcaaatgcgatctttctttgcaaatgcgatgctcgcatttgcgagccaggcttcgcaaatgcgaagcttgtaGACCTGAAACATACCAGTAATTTTCTTATGTCTCAaaacactctgtggcctatccaaaactcatccgagccctcggggctccaaaccaaacttgcACACAAGTTTataaacatcatacagacttgcttgtgcgatcaaattaccaaaataatatcttaaacaatgaatttaacaccaaaactaatgaaattctcaagatagttcaaaatctctattttctcaaccaagggtccgaatcatatcaaatctcttccgtttttcatcaaatttcatagataaggtctaaataccataacagacctgtaccgggctccagaaccaaaatacgagcccgataccaataGGATCAAATCTTATTAAATTTTCAAAGACCTTGATATTTTCAGTCAaacaatttctttaaaaattcatttctcgggttagggacctcgaaattcgatttcgggcatacgcccaagtcccatattttactacggactctCAGGACCATTGGAATGGGTCCGGGTTCATTTACgtcccaaaaatattgaccgaactcaactaaaatcatctttttatgccaaaaattattatttcttaaaattttcaCACAAAAGCTTTTCGGGATCGCGTTCGGACTGCGCATGTAAATCGAGGAGAGATAAAAGGTGATTTTCAAGGCCTTAGAACACGAAAAAttgattctaaaataaaagatgacctcttgggtcatcacataacTAGATCACTGATCTTCATTTGTGAATCCACTTGGATTATTGAATTCGGAGGTATTGTAATTTTAATTAGTGAATGGACATGTACCTTTTAGCCCATCTAAATTAAACAATTGTTGGGTCAATTCTGGCAACATTTACCAAGACAACATGTTTGGTTCCCATAAAATAAAGGAAtgtttacctcctatagcaaaggttaacaccttatttattttaaataaataccattttaaaaaattatattctatagataccttttaatgtttatagtaAAATATCTAATTTGGTTACCTCCTACGCCTAAGCCACTAAATATGCTATTCAGTTatacttttttctttctctctctactttgatacatgtcCTCCCTGTGCACTTTCAGACGACCCTTCAGATCTTCAACATAAGGGAAGGGAGGTCCAAAACACAGAAacagagagaaaaagagagaggacGAAGATCTGCTTCCCTGTGGGAATTCCAGTTTTACGAAATTTTGCAGCAGTTTCGTCTACTTTTAGAAAATCTTGGCCTCAATTTGCTTCAATCAGTGCTCTCTTCTCTTCTGATATCAAAAACTTCGAAGACATCAAAATTTTCGACAAGGAATTCGTGAACACTAGCTTTAAAAACCTATTTGAAGTTCTATTTTTTGCTAATTACCTTAGCATTAAGGGCTTATTTGAGTTTTTATGTCAGACAATTGCTGATAGAATTAAGAACAAGTCGGTGAAGGCTGTTAGGAAGATATTTAATGTAACTAATGATTACACAGAAGAGGAAGAGGTAAAGGTTTATGAGAAAAATAAGTGGGCCTTTGAAGGAGAACGTGACGAATCTGTTGATTAGTTTGTGTTTGTGATCTTTAAGGTTTGTAATTAGTTTCTAGAAACATATCTGGTGGTTATGGTATAGAAAATCTTGGCCTCGATTTGCTTCAATCAGTGCCCTCTTCTCTTCTGCTTCCCTGTGAATTACAACCATATTGTTCTTCATCTTCATATGGCTCGAAATCTTGTTCTTCATCTTCATAAAACTTGGAGACAGTGAATTTTGAGCCAGAGGAAGACAATACGAGGGACGAAGATCTGCTGGGTTTATGGTTTTTGCAAGGAAAAGAGTTGTTGGTTCTTGGTTTTTacgctgtattttcatgtattttattgtattcattatttttttcattgtaattcaatgtatctcgctgtattttatgtatttcattgtattcactgtctttttttttattgtatttcaatgtatcccgctgtattctatatatttcattgtattcactgtctcgctatatgccatgaatgtattcatagttttttttaaattaatataatttatatattgagatgtattatataatttctctgaagattgctatatttttggggtattttcggttgagaatcttttttataactggaaatacaaaatttgtgtgttataattgagtttgttgagttatattaggagtctattatgttaattgattcactttccatttaaaaacagtgtaatcctaTGTTTCAcaccgtgaatacagtcgaatacaataatctgtccagttgTAATCCCacgtttcacgccatgaatatagtcgaatacactcgaatacaacaactgattaacTGGACTTCCCtaattcacgcctatttttgctactgtattcatgaatacagtagcttaaatacatcttataacaacaaaaaacatagctataatccgtaatatagcaaatggtatctatagataacTAATTACCAccaaaagatagtgctttatgaaaatttctctaaaGTAAAACTGCTGTAATTACAGTCTACTAACTTAATTTACTAGCTCAACAATCTACTAACTTAATTTACTAGCTCATCTTTGTTTTAGACGATATTCATTTTGAAACTTGAGCTATAAAATAATCAGCGTTCTAGCGTTAACTTATGTATAGTTTTATTTATAATTGTGGCCCAAAAAAGCTTCTATGATATATTTgtgattaaaaattattttacatattttatgAGAATTGATATGAGATACACATACAAAGCACGTGCCCAAAAACATGATTTTGCATTGAACTTTAAGagttaaaaggaaaaaatatgaTTTATAGATAATTTAAAAGAGTTTAACTTATATACGTTGATTATGTAAAGAATTTTTACACTAGCATGTATCCTTTATCTATTGCAAAGAATTATAAATAAAGGTAACTTGATAGTGTAAAAGTTTCTTTTACCAAATAGGTGGAGTATTAGTTAAGCTTGTGAAATAGGCAACAAGGCCACAGAATAGCTGAACCTATTACAGAAATGTTCGATAAATTTTTTGCTAACATAAATGAAAggtgtaaaaaataaaaactcaataGAAGAAGAGAGGACCGCTTCTTACTATTCAGATCCTTAACCCACATTGTTGTTTTCATCAGTTTACGGCCCTTCGGGTTATCTGCAAATGAAGGTTGCatataaatataacttttaaATTACAGACTACTGGTAATTATTTTCGGCTATGTATTTTAATTAtcaaacagaaaaggaaaaaagcAGAAACATATTATAATACCTTGGGGCCAAACTCATATCATGTTGATTCAGCGCAAACCGAGATCGGGGAGTACGTTGCTCTTTTCAGGAGGTATTTCTGATCTTCCACCGGGTTACTAGCATTTCCCGCAACTTCTTCTTGTACTGGAGGAGAATGAAACTCTCTTCTAGACACCGCGACACAATATATGTTCTCGGCTGAAGGAACGTACTGAGGAAGAGGATTCGACGATCGGGGTGCAACTACTAGTGAAGGCGCATTCGGCCTCACACTACGGGGTTGGTTGGCCGCACCCACAGATTGTCTCGCTACTGACGATCCTTCCCCCCCGCAGCCAACATGCTACTCTTGTAGTATTTTGGGAGTAGGTTCTTTTTAAGGTTTTGGACGAGCATGTTGTTTTGCTCTCCAATTTGAAGATCCTCTGTTGCAGTGTTTCGGTCTCTTTCAATCTAATTAAAAGAATGGTAACATAATGATGAAATTACTAGAGCACTTTGATCTATGGGCTAACCAGAAAGGAACCAAAATCAGCAAAGGTTAAATCAAGCATGTTTTGATTATTGTGGTTGGTGCTTTCTTGTAAAAATGCTTCTCCATTCGATATTTTAGTTCCAAAAAAATCCTGTATAATATGCTGAGGGTCACTGCaaaatagaaaaagaattagTAATGTCAAGTAATTTACCAtgtcacaaaaaaaaaaacctataGTAAGCATATTTAATCGAATCAACAGAAATTATTCTTGTAATATGCTAATctggaaatatgaaaataagGATACACATAGAATCTATGTTTGGATTGCTAAAATTAATTAGGAATATAAAGTAATCACTAAATTAAGATCCACATTTCAGTTTAACTACTATTGGTTTTATGACAGCGCTGTTCCAGAAAGAAAAAACACATTATTCAAATTTATAGAAAAACTTTTTTATATTATATGGAACGTTTTGGTGGTTATTCCATTTTATTCCAATTTTTTTATACAAATTCggaattatagaattaatttattaagaaataaaatataatccATGTAACAATATATCTAACAAAAGAAGAAGTGAGAAAATATGTATGAACTGCTTCTATATGCAACAAAGAAATACTTAGCAACCTTAAGTGGAGCAAGTTCACTTAACAATAACTCTAACATGGACCTATAAAAAAGGAATATTAGAACGAAGCTATCTATCAAGATCatctaataaataaaaataaaataaaattaaaatcaggaaatataaaataaaaaagttccTTTTAATCTTTGGAATTATTTTTCCAAAAGATTTTCTAATTAAAAATCAGGAATGCCACCTGATATGTGTTTGGATAATCTCTCCTCCGTTGTTTATATTCTTGCTCACTCTGCATTCATTAATGAAAAATTagaaatatattttctttaagAAATAAATTAGAAACATGTTACTTACACGTTATAAATCATTACATATATAAATCTACGGATAactcaaaattcaaataaaaatggTTAAATTACTGAAAATAAATTAAGGATGAGGATATACTTGAACGAGAAGATGATTGACGCCACTCTCTTGCCATTTTTCGTTATGCATAATTAGCCTGTAtttatttaaataaagaaaattgACTATTCCATATAAAAAGAAGTTCACATTTACGTTAACAATTCAAGGATCCAAAATTATGGTATCACAAAGGGTCTTCCACAATTTTATCATGTATGTGCAGATGAAAAGTGACTCCGATTTCTAATAGAGATATTTGTTGAAATATGTTTTTTACAAATAAATTTCGCATTTCTTTAACAACTTAAACATTTGAATTCGGCAAAAAAACATATGATATATGGTTCATTTCTTTGCTAAACCAAAGATTTGAAACCTTCGTCTATAAATACACGGTTTTTTGCAAATAATTTTTTATGAAAAGATATGTTTGCTTGTGTTAAAAATTCAtgtttaaaaaaaacatataattacTACCTGCAGATGACGAAGGCTTCCTGAATCATAACATTATAGATATGATAGGTAGAATAGCTAGGAACTTATGAAGTCTTCTCATACCGACTTCCAGAGTTATCACAACTTCAGAACCTAATTCAggcatataaaaattatattagaaTCTTTTAGATAAGGGAGTGCAATGTCcatctttttaaattaaaatatccGAGGTTCAATACATATATGATTATTAACGTATTACCTCTAAATAATTCAAATTGTTTATTTTTCAATATGAATATATATACAATTTAGCTGATTAATACATTAATAAATacaaaattgtcacgacccggattttctaccatcgggagtcgtgatggcgcatactaatgggagctaggcaagccaaaccttaactacctaCTACATTTTCATATtgtttcattttaacaaacacgAGGCGATAACATGATAACACCGGAATTTTAAGTAAATAAGCGGAAGTCAGCAGTTATAAAACTTAAAACTATgtctattacaacttttgaaCTTTAATTACCCCAAAATCTAGTGTCACAgtatcacagactgtctaagagttagTACATATAAGGtctgaagaaaaaaaatagcACACCGTTTCTGAAGTATGAAAAAtaaaacaggaaatagagatagagggagacgccagggcctacggACACATGCatgtctaccttgggtctccgagtggactgaaggaagccctcccactactgtccaaaagctgctccgggatctgcacacagtgcagagtgtagtatcagcacaaccgacctcatgtgctggtaagtgcctggcctaaccccgacgaagtagtgacgaggctaggaccagactccagataaacctgtgcaattatataaCATATGGCAGAAAAGTAACATgtaataagcaattaaagctgGGGAAGAGGAACATGCTTCGAGGGTAGCtgacaaaacaaaataacaagaaataacaaggaagctaacaatataacttctaacacagataaagaaaagtaaagacaactttcactttcagtttccatcttggtgcaggcgtgcaacccgatcccatttctaatatcttgtggtaggcgtaccacctactcccatttcataatatcttgtggtaggcgtaccacccgctcccatttcataatatcttgtggtaggcgtaccacccgctcccatttcataatatcttgtggtaggcataccacccgctcccattacattatcttgtggtaggcgtaccacccgctcccatttcattattttgtggtaggcgtaccacccgctcccatttcattatcttgtggtaggcgtaccacccgctcccatttcattatcttatggtaggcgtaccacccgctcccatttcattatcttgtcGTAGACGTACCACCCACTCCTGTTTCATTATCttatggtaggcataccacccgctcccatttcacagttcatcacacaatcacaagaaatcccggcaagggaacataagtaatataataactttccggcaagggagaatcagctatagcCAATCTCACTTAGCTGGTACtagttcaattaatggaaatgctcaatcataaaagatcattaattaaagcatgcAAGATGTCAttcaagaacacaacaactttcaatttaagacccacggtcatgcttgacaccaacatatagatactcgtcaccatgcctatacatcgtactcaacaagaatcaagtagcaaatatgactcaactcctaatccctcaagctagggttagaccaaatacttacctcgatgccttgaacaccactcaaatctcaattatagctttactcctcgattccaccaccaatccactcgaatctaatcacaagttacttaattacatcaataagtgctaaatgaatcaactccaatgcataaaaaatgagttttccaaggttttacccaaaagtcaaaaatcaccccgggcccatgtggtcgaaacccgaggttcgaactaaaattcgattacccatttctacccaaaacacccaattttccccatgaaaatctttgatttgaaattgaaatcatgttaaaagatgttaaggagtgaagaaaatgagttagaaatcacttaccaacgttttggagaagaaaaattgtttgaaaaattgtctcttatgttttttttggggttttgaaaattaaaatatagctgaaattcccgtttatttatatccctctcagacccccagtgcggaccgcatcaaatagaccgcggccgcactagcgtacctgaagacctgcagttcagcaccctgtgcggaccgcacaaggccGACTgtggccgcacagcctccaccgcagaccgcataaaggcgaccgcggccgcgctggcctcTCCGCGGTtgcacgcgatttctcgcggaccgcactagagggttcagagactgcagcttcctgaacctgcaacacctgactttctaagcctaaggcatcccggaacctactcgaaactcacccgaactcCAACACAAGTATACACACagcctcaaaaacatcctacggacttattcgtgtaatcaaattgccaaaataacatcaatagcatcgaattaaacctcgagatcaatgatatttctcaaaactcttttaaacataaagtttctcaattaaggtccggatcgcgtcaaacgacgtccgttttcaaccaaatttcacaggaatgactcaagtcatatataagacctgtaccgggctccagaaccaaaatacgggcccgataccattgctttctaatcagttttcatttcaaatttccttaaacaatttctgaaaacaatttcacttaaaaattcatttctcggacttgggacctcggaattcgattccgagcatacgcccaagtcccatattttcctacggaccctccaggaccgtcgaatcatggatccgagtccgtttacccaaaatat harbors:
- the LOC142166029 gene encoding uncharacterized protein LOC142166029, with translation MFTSYSKDDPSDLQHKGREVQNTETERKRERTKICFPVGIPVLRNFAAVSSTFRKSWPQFASISALFSSDIKNFEDIKIFDKEFVNTSFKNLFEVLFFANYLSIKGLFEFLCQTIADRIKNKSVKAVRKIFNVTNDYTEEEEVKVYEKNKWAFEGERDESVD